The DNA sequence CAAGATCAGGTAAAGCGTCAAAACTTGCGGGAATACTCTCGGCCAAAGGATCAGAAAGAAAAATACAGAGTTTTTTACCATCATTCTTGAACAATACTATTGGCACTGACATTTCCCCACCCTGAGCTAGCTGCATCGTTGCTTCACGACGAATAGATGTATCCGGAATTGAAGACAACAGCAATGAGCTGTACAGGAGATGCTCAGAGGACTGCAGGCGTTCAGCCGAATAGCTGGAGGTACCATGGATGACGTAGCGTAGAAGTGATGCTCCAACATGCCTGTCGATCAACCCGTGATCTAATCGATTCCGAAATGTTCGTAAACATGCATAACAAGACCCATCACATTTCTCCGGACATCCCTCCATTAGCTTCAAGGCCGCATCAAATAGCCGAATACCTAGGCTAGCAGCATCTTGCGCAAAACCGGCGCCACCCGGCAAAGTGTCGTATATAAAAATCTGAGCTTCGTTTCCTTGAATACCTTCCGGTGTTAGCGCAGGGCGAAATTCCGCCATTAGCTCTCCAGGCTCGATCTGTAAGAGTGAAGTTGCTGCGCTGACCAATGCTTCACTTACCGTCCGCAACGCTACTTTGGTAACCGAGTGAGCAGGAAGCAACAGAACAGGTTGAACCGCCCCGGATTTTGAGGAGGCTCTAACTCTTGAGAGAATAGAGCCATGAACAAGAAATCAAGCAAGTTTTCCCCTGAGGTACGAGAGCGTGCGGTGCGCTTGGTGCGTGAGCAGCGGGATGAGCATTCCTCCACGTGGTCTGCGGTCCAATCGATTGCGCCGATGATCGGCTGTACGCCTCAGACGCTGCTGGACTGGGTCAAACGCGCCGAGGTCGATAGCGGCGAGCGGGATGGCGTCAGCACGGCCGAGCGTGAGCGTATCAAGGCACTGGAGCGCGAGGTCAAGGAATTGCGCCGTGCTAACGAGATTCTCAAGACCGCGAGCGCTTTTTTCGCGCAGGCGGAGCTCGACCGCAAACTGAAGTCGTAAATACCTATATCGATCGCTATCGGGATATCCACGGGGTCGAGCCGATCTGCAAGGTATTGCAGGTTGCCCCGTCAGCATATCGGCGTTATGCAGCGAGGCAGCGCAATCCTCAATTGTGCTGTGCTCGTAGCAAGCGTGATGCGGTACTGCGAGTTGAAATCAGCCGGGTGTGGCACGCCAACATGCGTGTGTACGGTGCTGACAAGGTGTGGCGACAGCTGAATCGCGAGGGCGTATCTATCGCACGTTGTACGGTAGAGCGGTTGATGCGAAAGCAAGGGCTTCAGGGAGCCCGGCGTGGTAAGCAACTTCGCACCACGCGTTCTGATCCCAAGGCAGCCTGCCCGTTGGACCGGGTCAATCGTCAGTTCAAGGCTGATCGTCCCAACCAGCTTTGGGTGTCCGACTTTACCTACGTATCGACCTGGCAAGGCTGGCTGTATGTGGCCTTCGTCATCGACGTGTTTGCCCGTCGCATCGTTGGCTGGCGTGTCAGCAACAGTATGACGACGGACTTCGTGCTAGATGCGCTGGAGCAGGCGCTCTATGCTCGCCAGCCCGAAGGCAACGGCGGCTTGATCCATCATTCCGACAGGGGATCGCAATACGTCGGGATTCGCTACAGTGAACGCCTGGCCGAGGCGGGCATTGCGCCATCGGTCGGAAGCCGTGGCGACAGTTACGATAACGCCTTGGCCGAAACCATCAATGGCCTGTACAAAGCTGAATTAATTCATCGCCGTGCCCCTTGGAAAACCAGGGAATCCGTCGAACTGGCCACGCTCGAATGGGTGGCTTGGTTCAACCATCATCGACTGCTGGAATCCATCGGCTATATCCCTCCGGCAGAAGCTGAGGCAAACTACTACAGCCGGTTCGCCAGCAATACTGCAGTGTCGGCATAACTTAAACCAAATAGCCTCCGCGAAAGTCGGGGCGGTTCAGGTTCTTGTACTCGTATCGAGTACAACGCTATGTCTGTCAGAAAGTCTGTCCCCAGAACTATATTTGGCGTAGAGAATACGCTGCAGGTCTGATTATCGTCCTTATACGGCTTGTCATGAGCCTTTCCAAGGGTTTTGTGATGAGCTGTCTCTGCCTCAATGCGGCCACACCCAACACAATAACGATATCCCTCTTTTTGTGGACCGGAATTTGATACTAGTAATGATGCTTGGGTTGAAAACACAGCTAACCGCGAATTTATGTCCGTCCACATATCTCTAGCCGGACTTGGCATAGTTAGCTGCGCTCTTGTCGCATAACTTGTTTCAGGAATTTCATCCGGCGACGTGACCTCTTGTTCTGTAACTGGATGCGCGAACCCTGGAGGTCTAATCCAGTGCCGCAGAGGACCAACAGAATTGCTGGACCCGCATGCATCACAGTCCATATGAGATCCGATGGCGAGGCCTGAGCCTATTGGCGCGAGCTGTGAGTATCCACACGTCTTGCAGTCGAGATAAATCTTCTTTGCTGCCCAAGCATCTTTAAGACTTCTTCTCGCAGGCGAAAACAGCGCGCCGGACGTGTAGCACTTGCCAGATATCCACACCTGCTTTCCAGGGGAGTACTGGCTTAATGCCACCGGCAGA is a window from the Herbaspirillum rubrisubalbicans genome containing:
- a CDS encoding DUF1998 domain-containing protein, whose translation is MLPAHSVTKVALRTVSEALVSAATSLLQIEPGELMAEFRPALTPEGIQGNEAQIFIYDTLPGGAGFAQDAASLGIRLFDAALKLMEGCPEKCDGSCYACLRTFRNRLDHGLIDRHVGASLLRYVIHGTSSYSAERLQSSEHLLYSSLLLSSIPDTSIRREATMQLAQGGEMSVPIVLFKNDGKKLCIFLSDPLAESIPASFDALPDLADSSLIIVNELIVRKNLATAIDQVVDALNRL
- a CDS encoding IS3 family transposase (programmed frameshift) — protein: MNKKSSKFSPEVRERAVRLVREQRDEHSSTWSAVQSIAPMIGCTPQTLLDWVKRAEVDSGERDGVSTAERERIKALEREVKELRRANEILKTASGFFRAGGARPQTEVVNTYIDRYRDIHGVEPICKVLQVAPSAYRRYAARQRNPQLCCARSKRDAVLRVEISRVWHANMRVYGADKVWRQLNREGVSIARCTVERLMRKQGLQGARRGKQLRTTRSDPKAACPLDRVNRQFKADRPNQLWVSDFTYVSTWQGWLYVAFVIDVFARRIVGWRVSNSMTTDFVLDALEQALYARQPEGNGGLIHHSDRGSQYVGIRYSERLAEAGIAPSVGSRGDSYDNALAETINGLYKAELIHRRAPWKTRESVELATLEWVAWFNHHRLLESIGYIPPAEAEANYYSRFASNTAVSA